The bacterium genome includes a window with the following:
- a CDS encoding PH domain-containing protein has translation MHLPQRLALRDGEVVRATIRRSKLVPAPTALIGGSLIVLAFFLIVPLLSSRPFGLIGFVLLLATGVVLFIRAWWFWYRTVLMVTDLRVIDLDQVGVFHRVIAEARFDRIDDLALEIKGIIATIFRLGTIQIQTAGASALIELRNLPHPEHVHEMLSALQHDAQHRATVPPPGVAVLDLSAYTTIELVRLRERIDLALRAREGGDV, from the coding sequence ATGCACCTCCCGCAACGACTGGCACTCCGTGACGGCGAGGTCGTTCGAGCGACCATCCGCCGTTCGAAACTCGTCCCTGCGCCCACCGCGCTCATCGGCGGGTCGCTCATTGTCCTTGCGTTCTTTCTCATCGTGCCGCTGCTCTCCTCGCGTCCATTTGGCCTGATTGGCTTTGTGCTCCTTCTCGCCACCGGCGTGGTGCTCTTTATCCGCGCGTGGTGGTTTTGGTACCGGACGGTGCTCATGGTGACGGATCTCCGCGTCATAGACCTCGATCAAGTCGGTGTCTTCCACCGCGTCATTGCGGAGGCGCGATTCGATCGGATAGACGACCTCGCGCTCGAAATCAAAGGCATTATTGCGACGATCTTCCGCCTGGGGACGATTCAGATCCAGACCGCTGGCGCGAGCGCACTCATTGAGCTCCGAAACCTACCGCACCCGGAGCACGTGCATGAGATGCTCAGTGCGCTGCAGCACGACGCGCAGCACCGTGCGACCGTGCCGCCACCAGGCGTCGCAGTGCTCGACCTCTCGGCGTACACGACGATTGAGCTCGTGCGGCTCCGCGAGCGGATTGACCTCGCGCTGCGAGCGCGCGAGGGTGGCGACGTATGA
- a CDS encoding sugar phosphate nucleotidyltransferase has product MGTYAVILAGGNGTRLWPLSRRSAPKQVHALLDEETMLQKTYARARQRFAPDAIIVATTSAHAASVREQLPELPVENLLEEPLPRGTAAALGLAAVSLVARDCDARFVTMHSDAYVADDAQYHVAIETALAAAERPDVDAALVGVAPTYAETGYGYIEMADVAERADGTMALPVTRFVEKPERVIAEQYVESGRYLWNLGLFSFRAQKLLSQIAVHLPDHHAAFRNAADVSDRAAWTRAFLSMSSVSIDVGIVERLAHLVVVPASFGWADVGNWRAVHDILTDSGRATPRAIRATHVGLQGDGNLVVAPEGKLIATYGMRDCVIIDTEDALLICPRERAQHVREVVLELERRGMTEYL; this is encoded by the coding sequence ATGGGTACCTACGCAGTGATTCTCGCTGGAGGGAATGGGACGCGCCTCTGGCCGCTATCGAGGCGGAGCGCGCCCAAGCAGGTGCACGCGCTCCTCGATGAGGAGACGATGCTCCAGAAGACCTACGCGCGAGCCCGGCAGCGGTTCGCGCCGGACGCGATTATCGTGGCGACGACGAGCGCGCACGCGGCGTCGGTGCGTGAGCAGCTCCCGGAGCTCCCGGTGGAGAATCTCCTGGAGGAGCCGTTGCCGCGCGGGACGGCTGCCGCGCTCGGCCTCGCCGCCGTATCGCTCGTCGCGCGCGACTGCGACGCGCGTTTCGTGACGATGCACAGTGACGCGTACGTCGCGGATGACGCGCAGTACCATGTTGCCATCGAGACCGCGCTCGCCGCAGCGGAGCGACCGGACGTGGACGCGGCACTCGTCGGTGTCGCGCCGACGTACGCAGAGACGGGGTACGGGTACATCGAGATGGCGGATGTGGCGGAGCGCGCGGACGGGACGATGGCGTTGCCAGTGACGCGATTCGTCGAGAAACCGGAGCGCGTCATTGCAGAGCAGTACGTCGAGAGTGGACGGTACCTCTGGAACCTCGGGCTGTTCTCGTTCCGAGCACAAAAGTTGCTCAGTCAGATTGCTGTGCATCTCCCCGACCACCACGCCGCATTCCGGAACGCCGCGGATGTCTCGGACCGTGCGGCGTGGACGCGAGCGTTCCTCTCCATGAGCAGCGTATCCATTGACGTCGGAATCGTGGAGCGCCTCGCGCACCTCGTCGTGGTGCCCGCATCCTTCGGCTGGGCAGATGTCGGAAACTGGCGCGCCGTGCATGACATCCTCACGGATAGCGGTCGCGCAACGCCGCGTGCGATCCGAGCGACGCACGTGGGACTCCAGGGTGATGGGAACCTCGTCGTCGCGCCTGAGGGGAAACTCATTGCGACCTACGGGATGCGGGATTGCGTCATCATTGATACAGAGGACGCGCTCCTCATCTGCCCGCGCGAGCGCGCGCAGCACGTGCGGGAGGTCGTTCTAGAACTCGAGCGGCGAGGGATGACGGAATACCTCTAG
- a CDS encoding Mur ligase family protein — protein MLHTMRALIPKPLVRAYHFILAYGAMLAYGNPSRSLTVIGITGTHGKSSVVMLLGQVLGDAGVRVGWFSTATVRDGVRTWMNALKMTMPGRFALQRFLRACARNGCTYVIIETSSQGIAQYRHRGIAYDVVALTNLGEEHLEAHGGFASYRAAKAALFAHVARGRKARRIGIVPASLDRAEQFLDRRFTATATFNPRDGAGYAPAISAFPENVAVVKVVCAALGIGAADVERALERITALPGRLESIVAGQPFEVIVDYAHTPHALEVVYAALPKPVGKTIHILGGVGGGRDVRKRATMGAVAAEHANVVLVTNEDPYDDDPRVIIAAVSRGALDGIARTGSDTVVEEILDRREAFTRALTLAQPGDRILITGKGCEQAIVGPRGKKTPWDDRVVIRELLQKHYAPPATTGTP, from the coding sequence ATGCTCCACACCATGCGAGCATTGATTCCTAAGCCCCTCGTGCGCGCGTACCATTTTATACTCGCGTATGGTGCCATGCTCGCGTATGGCAACCCGAGCCGATCGCTCACGGTCATCGGTATCACCGGCACGCACGGGAAGTCGTCGGTCGTCATGTTGCTCGGTCAGGTGTTGGGCGATGCAGGAGTGCGAGTCGGTTGGTTCTCCACCGCGACGGTGAGAGACGGTGTTCGCACGTGGATGAACGCGCTCAAGATGACGATGCCCGGGCGGTTCGCGCTCCAGCGGTTCCTCCGAGCGTGCGCGCGCAACGGTTGCACGTACGTGATCATTGAGACCTCGTCGCAGGGGATTGCGCAGTACCGCCACCGCGGGATCGCCTATGATGTCGTCGCCCTCACGAACCTTGGCGAGGAGCACCTCGAGGCGCACGGCGGGTTTGCGTCCTACCGCGCCGCGAAGGCCGCGCTCTTCGCGCACGTCGCGCGCGGACGGAAGGCGCGCCGCATTGGCATTGTTCCCGCGTCGCTCGACCGCGCGGAGCAGTTCCTCGACCGTCGCTTCACGGCGACCGCGACCTTCAACCCGCGTGACGGTGCGGGGTATGCGCCCGCAATCTCCGCGTTCCCCGAGAACGTTGCGGTGGTGAAGGTCGTCTGCGCGGCACTCGGTATCGGCGCAGCGGACGTCGAGCGCGCGCTCGAACGGATCACCGCGCTCCCCGGGCGGTTGGAATCCATCGTTGCGGGCCAGCCGTTCGAGGTCATCGTGGACTACGCGCACACACCGCATGCGCTCGAGGTGGTATACGCGGCACTCCCGAAGCCGGTGGGGAAGACCATCCACATCCTCGGCGGCGTGGGCGGCGGCCGCGATGTTCGCAAGCGCGCGACAATGGGCGCGGTCGCGGCCGAGCACGCGAACGTCGTTTTGGTGACAAACGAGGACCCCTACGACGACGACCCCCGCGTGATCATCGCTGCGGTTTCGCGCGGCGCGCTCGACGGGATTGCGCGCACGGGAAGCGATACCGTGGTGGAGGAGATTCTCGACCGGCGTGAGGCGTTCACCCGAGCACTCACGCTCGCACAACCAGGGGATCGCATTCTCATCACCGGCAAGGGCTGCGAGCAGGCCATCGTCGGTCCGCGTGGAAAGAAGACCCCGTGGGACGACCGCGTGGTCATTCGGGAACTCCTTCAGAAGCACTATGCACCTCCCGCAACGACTGGCACTCCGTGA
- a CDS encoding septum formation initiator family protein: protein MRRTNAPRDRTLLRSRAALLIGIVVVGFVLSAIVSEYRRKRAVEEEIRMIADTVSALEQQRVRLTDLLEQSETPEFIEREARLRLGLQQPGEDVLIVPSGTVFDAPDAAAPPAAEEGSNFTRWWHHLFH, encoded by the coding sequence ATGAGGCGCACGAACGCACCACGTGACCGTACGCTACTCCGATCGCGGGCCGCGCTCCTCATCGGCATCGTCGTGGTGGGATTCGTGCTATCCGCCATCGTGAGCGAGTACCGTCGCAAGCGCGCGGTCGAGGAGGAGATCCGAATGATTGCCGATACGGTCTCCGCGCTCGAGCAGCAGCGCGTGCGGCTCACCGATCTCCTCGAGCAGTCCGAGACACCGGAGTTCATCGAGCGCGAGGCGCGTCTGCGCCTAGGCCTCCAGCAACCCGGCGAGGATGTCCTCATCGTCCCCTCGGGTACCGTGTTCGACGCGCCCGATGCGGCCGCACCACCCGCCGCGGAGGAGGGGTCCAACTTTACGCGGTGGTGGCACCACCTCTTCCATTGA
- a CDS encoding beta-galactosidase gives MRRPRAWRVKRLAQYGALALSVCIIAYAALFLVPPRAGGAVIGVHFSKQHAVSLGLDWQETYRALLDDLSVRRVRLSANWPDVEPQPGTFDFRDLDWMMDEANTRGASVLLAVGRRLPRWPECHIPDWATQLPDAEQQEAIERVIRVVVERYRAHPALVMWQVENEPFLSVFGECPELDVASLQREVEIVRALDPHHDILITDSGELSFWHRAARVGDRLGTTMYRVVWSRFVGYWSYDTFIPAAWYRLKAFLVGVSPEHMVISELQAEPWAPHGDVTVLPIVEQRRSMDAERFLRNVAFARSTGFREIYLWGAEYWYWLRAHGDASMWETARGVLKE, from the coding sequence GTGCGTAGGCCGCGCGCGTGGCGCGTGAAGCGTCTTGCGCAATACGGAGCGCTCGCGCTCAGCGTCTGTATCATCGCGTATGCAGCGCTCTTCCTCGTGCCGCCACGTGCGGGGGGAGCGGTCATCGGTGTGCACTTCTCCAAACAGCACGCGGTGTCGTTGGGGCTCGACTGGCAGGAGACCTATCGCGCGCTCCTCGATGACCTCTCCGTGCGTCGCGTGCGCCTCAGCGCGAACTGGCCCGATGTCGAGCCACAGCCCGGCACGTTTGACTTCCGTGATCTCGACTGGATGATGGATGAGGCAAACACCCGCGGCGCATCCGTGCTCCTCGCCGTGGGCCGGCGACTCCCACGGTGGCCGGAGTGCCACATTCCGGATTGGGCGACGCAACTGCCCGATGCCGAGCAGCAGGAGGCCATCGAGCGCGTCATTCGCGTCGTTGTCGAGCGGTACCGTGCCCACCCTGCGCTCGTCATGTGGCAGGTGGAGAACGAACCGTTCCTCTCCGTGTTCGGGGAGTGCCCGGAGCTCGATGTGGCATCGCTCCAGCGTGAGGTGGAGATCGTCCGCGCACTCGATCCGCACCACGACATCCTCATCACGGACTCGGGAGAACTCTCGTTCTGGCATCGCGCTGCGCGTGTTGGTGATCGGCTTGGCACGACGATGTACCGCGTCGTCTGGTCGCGGTTCGTGGGGTATTGGAGCTACGATACGTTCATCCCCGCCGCGTGGTATCGTCTCAAGGCGTTCCTCGTCGGCGTGTCGCCAGAACACATGGTGATCTCGGAACTCCAGGCAGAACCGTGGGCACCACATGGTGACGTGACGGTGCTCCCGATCGTCGAGCAACGGCGCTCCATGGACGCGGAGCGATTCCTTCGGAACGTCGCCTTCGCGCGGTCCACAGGCTTCCGCGAGATCTACCTCTGGGGTGCGGAGTACTGGTACTGGCTCCGCGCGCACGGAGATGCTTCCATGTGGGAAACGGCTCGCGGCGTGCTCAAGGAGTAG
- the thiI gene encoding tRNA uracil 4-sulfurtransferase ThiI: MTPAIIAHYHEIALKGRNRDMFEKQLVENIRWALRAVAGCEVKRMSGRIVVRGVDGAGAVANVAERLQKIFGIVNILTGHEVRQPYAELEQDVVESVRCQVPDTSGRSFVVRVKRGQKSYPKNSMELERELGAAIVQATGMAVNLTTPDITVYVEIIERTSFVFTTKRSGAGGLPVGVSGPVLCLISSGFDSPVAAWKLMRRGCIVDFVHFHSYPYTSDASMRNVDEIVQTLQPWQQDRGRLTHVSLIDYQKQVMMDAPADLRVLLYRRMMLRVATRIAIAQHNGALVTGESVGQVASQTIPNLAAVEAATTLPVLRPLIGEDKQDIIEFAERIGTAEISKRPYDDCCSLFTPAHPATRSTVQDLDRAEQQLGADAWVETLTASVLG, encoded by the coding sequence ATGACCCCCGCCATTATTGCCCACTACCACGAGATTGCGCTCAAGGGGCGGAATCGTGACATGTTCGAGAAGCAGCTCGTCGAGAATATTCGATGGGCACTCCGTGCTGTTGCCGGATGTGAGGTGAAGCGGATGAGCGGGCGGATCGTGGTCAGGGGAGTAGACGGCGCGGGCGCAGTGGCGAATGTCGCAGAGCGTCTCCAGAAAATCTTTGGTATCGTAAACATCCTCACGGGCCACGAGGTGCGACAGCCGTACGCGGAGCTTGAACAGGATGTCGTCGAGAGCGTGAGGTGCCAGGTTCCAGATACGAGCGGCAGGTCCTTCGTCGTGCGCGTGAAGCGGGGGCAGAAGAGTTACCCGAAGAACTCCATGGAGCTCGAGCGCGAGCTCGGGGCGGCGATCGTGCAGGCGACCGGCATGGCAGTTAACCTCACGACCCCCGACATAACGGTGTACGTCGAGATCATTGAGCGAACATCTTTTGTGTTCACAACGAAACGCTCCGGTGCGGGCGGGTTGCCGGTCGGGGTGTCCGGACCGGTGCTCTGTCTCATCTCGAGCGGGTTCGATTCGCCAGTTGCGGCATGGAAGCTCATGCGGCGCGGATGCATCGTGGACTTCGTGCACTTCCACTCGTACCCGTACACGTCCGACGCTTCGATGCGGAACGTGGACGAGATCGTGCAGACCCTCCAGCCGTGGCAGCAGGATCGAGGGCGACTCACGCACGTCTCGCTCATTGACTACCAGAAGCAGGTGATGATGGATGCGCCAGCAGACCTCCGCGTGCTCCTCTACCGCAGGATGATGCTGCGCGTCGCCACGCGCATCGCGATCGCGCAGCACAACGGCGCGCTCGTCACCGGCGAGAGTGTTGGCCAGGTGGCCTCGCAGACCATCCCGAACCTCGCGGCGGTGGAGGCGGCAACGACGCTCCCCGTACTCCGTCCGCTCATCGGTGAAGACAAGCAGGACATCATCGAGTTCGCGGAGCGGATCGGTACCGCGGAGATCTCAAAGCGTCCCTACGACGATTGCTGCTCGCTCTTCACGCCCGCACATCCCGCAACACGCTCGACCGTACAGGACCTCGACCGCGCGGAGCAACAGCTCGGTGCGGACGCATGGGTCGAGACGCTCACGGCTTCTGTGCTAGGATAG
- a CDS encoding SIS domain-containing protein, with translation MAMDQAIKDFPQQFTFTPEIVGTVRKHRAFVVAGMGGSALAVGLLRLWKPELDMVTHRDYGLPSCTDLSERLFIASSYSGNTEETLDALAAARARGLDVAVVATGGELLTVAQAEGLPYVQMPATGIQPRTALGYSTLALLALVDPDGVPELQHVELATDASASRGKVLAGQLAGRVPVVYASTRNRAIAYNWKIKLNETGKIPAFMNVFPELNHNEMNGFEAMPATRTRTSMFHGIFLHDDRDDERTRRRMEVCATMYRDRGVPVEVVQLEGAGTWARVWNSLLTADWMAYHTAIANGADPERVPMVEEFKQLMV, from the coding sequence ATGGCCATGGATCAAGCGATCAAGGATTTTCCGCAGCAGTTCACCTTCACGCCGGAGATCGTGGGGACCGTCCGGAAACACCGCGCGTTCGTTGTGGCGGGCATGGGCGGTTCCGCGCTCGCGGTCGGCCTCCTCCGCCTGTGGAAGCCCGAGCTCGATATGGTCACGCACCGCGACTACGGGCTGCCATCATGCACCGATCTCTCAGAGCGTCTCTTCATCGCAAGTTCCTACTCGGGGAATACGGAGGAGACCCTCGACGCGCTCGCAGCCGCACGGGCACGCGGACTCGATGTGGCCGTAGTGGCGACGGGCGGGGAGCTGCTCACGGTCGCGCAAGCCGAGGGACTTCCGTACGTTCAGATGCCTGCGACGGGGATTCAACCGCGGACCGCGCTTGGGTACAGCACGCTCGCACTCCTCGCGCTCGTTGATCCCGATGGTGTCCCGGAGCTCCAGCATGTCGAGCTCGCCACGGACGCGAGCGCGAGTCGTGGGAAGGTGCTCGCAGGACAGCTCGCTGGTCGGGTGCCCGTTGTCTACGCATCCACGCGCAATCGCGCCATCGCGTACAATTGGAAGATCAAGCTCAATGAGACCGGGAAGATTCCCGCGTTCATGAACGTGTTTCCGGAGCTGAACCACAATGAGATGAACGGCTTTGAGGCCATGCCGGCGACCCGGACGCGGACGAGCATGTTCCACGGCATCTTTCTCCATGATGATCGCGATGACGAGCGCACCCGTCGGCGCATGGAGGTCTGTGCGACTATGTACCGCGACCGCGGCGTGCCCGTGGAGGTAGTGCAGCTCGAAGGGGCGGGGACGTGGGCGCGCGTGTGGAACTCGCTCCTCACGGCGGATTGGATGGCGTACCACACGGCGATCGCGAACGGTGCGGATCCCGAGCGCGTGCCCATGGTGGAGGAGTTCAAGCAGTTGATGGTGTAG
- a CDS encoding EamA family transporter, translating into MPFWLIVVIAAHLLNAVAFLVDKYLLARAVPKPAVYAFYVGLLGSLGILALPFDWQLPSGGQWVLDGAAGATFVIALLCFFGALKRGEASRIVPYVGGTIPIWTFVLAYLFLGERLAAPALFAFIVLVAGSALITREGGRGGERKRHAYTMASLSAIAFAVTAVLMKAVFTEQSFLAGFAWTRVGATIAALAILLHAPSRRAIVQPAARPRGSTAGLFIAGQGAGALGFFALQYAISVASPTIINALQGVQYAFLFLFAVFFGGRFPQLRERLNRRIISGKIISMVLIAIGLALLAAGA; encoded by the coding sequence ATGCCGTTCTGGCTCATCGTCGTCATCGCCGCGCACCTCCTGAACGCCGTGGCGTTCCTCGTGGACAAGTACCTCCTCGCGAGAGCGGTGCCCAAGCCGGCAGTGTACGCGTTCTACGTCGGGCTCCTCGGGTCACTTGGGATCTTGGCCCTCCCGTTTGACTGGCAACTTCCGTCAGGCGGTCAGTGGGTGCTCGACGGCGCAGCGGGTGCGACGTTCGTCATCGCACTCCTATGCTTCTTTGGTGCGTTGAAGCGCGGGGAGGCATCGCGCATCGTTCCGTATGTGGGCGGTACCATTCCCATCTGGACGTTTGTCCTCGCGTACCTCTTCCTTGGAGAGCGACTCGCCGCGCCTGCGCTCTTCGCGTTCATCGTCCTTGTCGCTGGTTCCGCGCTCATCACGCGGGAGGGGGGCAGAGGTGGGGAGCGCAAGCGGCACGCGTACACGATGGCATCCCTGAGTGCAATCGCGTTCGCGGTGACCGCGGTGCTCATGAAGGCCGTCTTCACCGAGCAGTCGTTCCTCGCGGGGTTCGCATGGACGCGCGTTGGTGCGACAATCGCTGCGTTGGCCATCCTCCTCCACGCGCCAAGCCGTCGCGCGATTGTACAACCGGCCGCACGTCCCCGCGGCAGTACTGCCGGACTTTTCATTGCCGGCCAGGGTGCCGGCGCGCTTGGGTTTTTCGCACTCCAGTACGCGATCAGCGTGGCCTCGCCGACGATCATCAACGCACTCCAGGGCGTGCAGTACGCGTTCCTCTTCCTCTTTGCAGTGTTTTTTGGCGGGCGCTTCCCGCAGCTGCGTGAGCGGCTCAATCGGCGCATCATCTCTGGCAAAATCATCTCGATGGTCCTCATTGCGATCGGCCTCGCGCTCCTTGCTGCGGGTGCGTAG
- the murD gene encoding UDP-N-acetylmuramoyl-L-alanine--D-glutamate ligase, whose amino-acid sequence MGKRVTVMGLGLHGGGLAVTAWFLTHGAMVTVTDRKTAGELAPSVRALAQLLVRHPAFRERLHLVLGKHRMRDFTHADLVVQNPGVPRESPYLAAAARAGVAIENEASLFFRILKGVPSPPQIMAVTGTRGKSTTAALLHQMVLADGRKAYLAGNIRRPMFDQIAAIMRAARRQEVFVVLELSSWHCERLSRQTGGPDVAIVTNIMRDHLNRYASMRSYAAAKRKILSGSGIAVLNRQSPPVRAMAGRATRKVVWFATSRKGVDNPSLRGAHNRENIAAAAAAARVVGVAPAAIARALQTYVGLPGRLEPVSRAFGITWINDTCATTPDATIAGLKALNSGGGGEVVLIAGGTDKNLVYGAWAQVVACSVKQIIFLPGTATEKMLASLQALPHVEVPVTIARSMREAVRKARRAARRGDTVLLSPGAASFGLFVHEFDRGEQFLRAVRRK is encoded by the coding sequence ATGGGAAAACGCGTCACCGTCATGGGCCTCGGGCTCCATGGCGGGGGGTTGGCCGTCACCGCGTGGTTCCTCACGCATGGCGCCATGGTGACGGTGACGGATCGTAAGACCGCTGGCGAGCTCGCGCCGAGCGTCCGTGCGCTCGCGCAGCTCCTCGTGCGACACCCCGCTTTCCGCGAGCGGTTGCACCTCGTGCTCGGCAAACACCGCATGCGGGATTTTACGCATGCGGACCTCGTCGTGCAGAACCCCGGTGTGCCGCGGGAGTCCCCGTACCTTGCGGCAGCAGCGCGGGCGGGCGTGGCAATCGAGAATGAGGCGTCGCTCTTCTTCCGGATCCTCAAGGGCGTGCCGTCACCGCCGCAGATTATGGCGGTGACGGGCACGCGTGGCAAATCTACCACGGCAGCTCTCCTCCATCAAATGGTCCTTGCCGATGGGCGGAAAGCGTACCTCGCGGGGAACATCCGCCGTCCCATGTTCGATCAGATTGCCGCGATCATGCGCGCCGCGCGACGACAGGAGGTCTTCGTTGTCCTCGAGCTCTCGAGTTGGCACTGCGAGCGGCTCTCGCGGCAGACGGGTGGTCCCGATGTCGCGATCGTGACGAACATCATGCGCGATCACCTCAATCGGTACGCGTCCATGCGATCGTACGCCGCGGCGAAGCGGAAGATCCTCTCGGGGTCGGGGATCGCGGTGCTCAACCGGCAATCACCACCGGTGCGGGCGATGGCGGGGAGAGCGACGAGGAAGGTGGTGTGGTTTGCAACCTCCCGAAAGGGCGTGGACAATCCGTCGCTTCGCGGTGCACACAATCGGGAGAACATTGCTGCCGCGGCTGCCGCAGCGCGAGTTGTTGGCGTCGCACCTGCGGCAATCGCGCGCGCGCTCCAAACATACGTCGGACTCCCGGGTCGTCTGGAGCCGGTGAGTCGCGCCTTTGGCATCACCTGGATCAACGACACCTGCGCGACGACACCAGACGCGACGATTGCCGGCCTCAAGGCACTCAACTCCGGTGGGGGAGGGGAGGTGGTGCTCATCGCCGGTGGGACGGATAAGAACCTCGTGTACGGCGCGTGGGCGCAGGTGGTCGCGTGCTCCGTGAAACAGATCATCTTCCTTCCAGGAACAGCGACGGAGAAGATGCTCGCGTCGCTCCAGGCGTTGCCCCACGTTGAGGTTCCGGTCACCATCGCGCGTTCGATGCGGGAAGCAGTACGGAAGGCGCGGCGGGCGGCGCGTCGAGGTGATACGGTGCTCTTGAGTCCAGGCGCGGCATCCTTCGGCTTGTTCGTGCACGAGTTTGATCGCGGTGAGCAATTCCTCCGTGCGGTGCGCAGGAAGTGA
- a CDS encoding CAP domain-containing protein yields the protein MDTPARGSKNLNETSYGTSVSAALQQTGRGVYDLATNSHYTVRKLEHHARTHCRTSRTPTLVGVLACALLLFTLAAPARTISAGVHADGVVARTNAVRAQEGVVPLRADASLTAAAQDRAEGIVRSGVFSHVQADGTPFSHAAQEHGYAFAHLGENLAINLLSEEPLITAWNESPTHRQNLLGAHYRDVGVGIASGYVDGVPTMVVVELFGSLQDPLLRDWERLPASIPMA from the coding sequence GTGGATACACCTGCCAGGGGCTCCAAGAATCTCAACGAGACCTCCTACGGCACGTCGGTATCAGCAGCCCTGCAGCAAACGGGGAGGGGTGTGTACGACCTCGCCACGAACAGCCACTACACTGTGCGAAAGTTGGAACACCACGCGCGGACACATTGCCGAACGTCCCGAACGCCCACGCTCGTGGGTGTTCTTGCGTGCGCACTCCTCCTCTTCACCCTCGCTGCTCCCGCGCGTACCATCTCTGCCGGCGTCCATGCGGACGGCGTCGTCGCACGGACGAACGCGGTGCGCGCACAGGAAGGTGTTGTCCCACTCCGCGCCGACGCATCGCTCACCGCCGCAGCACAGGACCGCGCAGAGGGTATCGTACGCTCTGGGGTCTTCTCCCACGTACAGGCGGACGGTACGCCGTTCTCGCATGCGGCGCAGGAGCACGGGTACGCATTCGCCCACCTCGGCGAAAATCTCGCGATCAACCTCCTCAGCGAAGAGCCACTCATCACCGCGTGGAATGAAAGTCCGACGCACCGGCAAAACCTCCTCGGCGCACACTACCGCGACGTGGGTGTCGGCATCGCCTCGGGGTACGTTGATGGCGTCCCCACGATGGTAGTCGTCGAGCTCTTTGGCTCGTTGCAGGATCCCCTCCTCCGCGACTGGGAGCGACTGCCCGCGAGCATCCCCATGGCGTAG
- a CDS encoding phosphatase PAP2 family protein: MDRILALWCNRLARRSPGWTFLSIFLASGLIWFLAAVVGVMAVLLLSPRFADRLLLVALSSAIALAVSHGIGALRFRRRPFVALDAVVPLVTRAAHEKSFPSDHAAIAFALVLPLVPFVGWGMQVALLTGATLVAVGRVLVGLHYVSDVVAGAIIGGMVWVVMEQLLH; the protein is encoded by the coding sequence ATGGATCGTATCCTCGCGCTCTGGTGCAACCGTCTCGCTCGCAGGTCGCCCGGGTGGACGTTCCTGAGCATCTTCCTCGCATCGGGGCTCATCTGGTTCCTCGCGGCGGTGGTGGGGGTGATGGCGGTGCTCCTCCTGTCACCGCGCTTTGCGGATCGCCTCCTGCTCGTCGCGCTTTCGAGCGCAATCGCGCTCGCGGTGAGCCACGGCATTGGGGCGTTGCGGTTTCGGAGACGGCCCTTCGTGGCACTCGATGCGGTGGTCCCACTGGTCACCCGCGCCGCGCATGAGAAATCGTTCCCCTCGGATCACGCCGCGATCGCGTTCGCGCTCGTCCTTCCACTCGTGCCGTTCGTGGGGTGGGGGATGCAGGTGGCGCTCCTCACCGGAGCAACGCTCGTCGCCGTCGGCCGCGTCCTCGTCGGGCTCCACTACGTCTCGGATGTCGTTGCGGGAGCAATCATCGGCGGCATGGTCTGGGTCGTGATGGAACAGCTTCTGCACTAG